In Bacteroidota bacterium, one DNA window encodes the following:
- a CDS encoding enoyl-CoA hydratase/isomerase family protein has protein sequence MAAYELIKTTLEHPILRIVLNRPEKRNALSPTMIAEISAALDDAAADGDVRVVILSGEGGTFCAGADLAYIQQLSSFGAEENLSDSRALRDLYWKIYTFPKIVIAQVHGPALAGGCGLATVCDMVFASDDSQFGYTETAIGFIPALVSVFLIRKIGEQHARELLLSARKVSAEEAYSLGMINAVVPCPELEATVQSYALAIAKNSPSAIGLTKTLLSTVSGMSMEPALEYAASMNALARSTDDCKKGIAKFLNK, from the coding sequence ATGGCAGCCTACGAACTGATCAAAACAACGCTCGAACATCCGATTCTTCGGATCGTCCTGAATCGCCCCGAAAAGCGCAATGCGCTTAGCCCGACGATGATTGCCGAGATCTCGGCAGCCCTCGACGATGCGGCCGCTGACGGCGACGTGCGGGTTGTCATTCTCTCGGGCGAGGGTGGGACCTTCTGTGCCGGGGCTGACCTTGCATATATCCAACAGCTTTCATCGTTCGGGGCCGAGGAGAATCTGTCGGACTCCCGAGCGTTGCGAGATCTCTATTGGAAGATCTATACATTCCCGAAGATTGTCATTGCCCAAGTGCATGGCCCGGCGCTTGCCGGCGGGTGCGGTCTGGCAACTGTGTGCGATATGGTTTTCGCAAGCGACGACTCACAATTCGGATACACCGAGACTGCTATCGGCTTCATCCCCGCGCTCGTTTCGGTGTTCCTCATTCGCAAGATCGGCGAACAGCATGCCCGCGAACTGCTACTTTCTGCACGAAAAGTTAGCGCCGAAGAAGCATATTCTCTTGGAATGATCAACGCCGTGGTGCCGTGCCCCGAACTGGAGGCAACGGTGCAGAGCTACGCGCTTGCGATTGCAAAGAATTCTCCCTCGGCGATCGGCCTTACGAAGACGCTGCTTTCAACGGTATCCGGCATGTCAATGGAGCCCGCACTCGAATATGCTGCGTCGATGAACGCGCTCGCTCGGTCGACGGACGATTGCAAAAAAGGAATCGCCAAATTTCTGAACAAGTAG
- the hslV gene encoding ATP-dependent protease subunit HslV yields MNPTTFHATTVIGVVRDGKAALGSDGQVTLGNTVMKANAKKVRKLYNGQVIAGFAGSTSDALTLFEKFESKLNEFRGDLRRAAVELGKDWRNDKFLRRLEAMLAVVNKESALLVSGNGDVIEPEGGIVAIGSGGPYALAAARAFALTGTMDSRAIVESSLRIAGEICIYTNTNISVEEV; encoded by the coding sequence ATGAATCCGACCACATTTCACGCAACGACCGTTATCGGGGTCGTCCGCGACGGCAAGGCTGCACTGGGTTCCGACGGCCAGGTGACACTTGGCAACACCGTCATGAAAGCCAACGCAAAAAAAGTCCGAAAACTCTATAACGGCCAAGTCATCGCCGGGTTTGCCGGGTCGACGAGCGATGCGTTAACGCTCTTCGAGAAGTTCGAATCCAAGCTGAATGAATTTCGCGGTGATCTGCGCCGTGCGGCAGTCGAGCTCGGCAAAGATTGGCGCAACGACAAGTTCTTGCGCCGGCTCGAAGCGATGCTCGCCGTTGTGAACAAAGAGTCTGCGCTGCTCGTATCCGGTAACGGCGATGTCATCGAGCCGGAAGGCGGGATCGTCGCGATCGGCTCCGGCGGGCCGTATGCGCTTGCGGCTGCCCGCGCGTTTGCGCTGACGGGGACGATGGATTCCCGCGCGATCGTCGAGTCGTCGCTGCGCATCGCCGGCGAGATCTGCATCTATACCAACACGAATATTTCGGTCGAAGAAGTCTAA
- a CDS encoding FAD-dependent monooxygenase, with protein sequence MIKTIDIVLSPAAAEDSKLRLDAVAEFLGVAASHISSVLIKKRSIDGRAKQVRVQLRLEVYVDEPAPTPEPIEAHYRALPPSAKRVVIVGAGPAGMFAALRLIELGIKPIILERGKDVQARRHDLAAIQKKGIVNPDSNYCFGEGGAGTYSDGKLYTRSTKRGNVDAALRTLVAHGATPDILIDAHPHIGSNNLPKVVAAIRQSIFGAGGEVHFESAVNDFILKDGRILGVRTRDGAEHLGEAVILATGHSARDIFRLLAANNILIEAKPFAMGVRVEHPQSLIDRDQYHCTTRDIHLPAASYKLAIQSNGRGVFSFCMCPGGFIVPASTAPGELVLNGMSLSRRDSPFANSGIVVAIDEEDLKPYAKHGAFAGVAYQSELEVAAFNAGGGTQAAPAQRLTDFVSGKLSATLPETSYQPGTVSSELHSLLPAPIAKRLQAGFTEFGKKIKGYMTADALVLGVETRTSSPVRVPRDDESLEHPQVAGLYPCAEGAGYAGGIISAALDGVRVAEAIAHSTQ encoded by the coding sequence GTGATCAAAACGATCGATATCGTACTCTCACCCGCTGCGGCGGAGGATTCGAAGCTGCGGCTCGATGCTGTTGCCGAATTTCTCGGCGTGGCGGCTTCGCATATTTCGAGCGTGCTGATCAAGAAGCGCTCGATCGACGGCAGGGCGAAGCAGGTTCGCGTGCAGTTGCGGTTGGAAGTCTATGTTGACGAGCCCGCCCCGACGCCGGAGCCTATCGAGGCGCACTACCGCGCACTTCCGCCGTCAGCCAAGCGCGTTGTCATCGTCGGCGCCGGACCTGCGGGGATGTTCGCGGCGCTTCGCCTTATCGAGCTTGGCATCAAACCGATCATCCTCGAACGCGGGAAGGATGTGCAGGCGCGCCGGCACGATCTGGCCGCGATCCAGAAGAAAGGCATCGTCAATCCCGACAGCAACTACTGCTTCGGCGAAGGCGGCGCCGGCACGTATTCCGACGGCAAACTATATACACGGTCCACCAAACGCGGCAACGTGGACGCCGCGCTCCGTACCCTCGTCGCCCACGGCGCAACACCCGACATTCTCATCGACGCGCACCCTCATATCGGTTCGAACAATTTGCCGAAGGTAGTCGCCGCCATTCGCCAGAGCATCTTCGGCGCGGGCGGCGAAGTGCATTTCGAGTCTGCGGTGAATGACTTTATCTTGAAGGACGGGCGAATCCTCGGCGTGCGCACTCGCGATGGCGCAGAGCATCTCGGCGAAGCAGTGATCCTCGCAACCGGTCACAGCGCGCGCGATATTTTTCGTTTGCTCGCCGCCAATAACATCCTGATCGAGGCGAAGCCGTTCGCGATGGGCGTGCGCGTCGAGCATCCGCAGTCGCTCATCGACCGCGACCAATATCATTGCACGACGCGCGACATCCACCTCCCTGCCGCGAGCTACAAGCTCGCCATCCAATCGAACGGACGCGGCGTGTTCTCGTTCTGCATGTGTCCCGGCGGATTCATCGTGCCTGCATCGACTGCGCCGGGCGAATTGGTGCTGAATGGGATGAGTTTGTCGCGCCGCGATTCGCCGTTCGCAAACTCCGGCATCGTCGTCGCGATCGACGAGGAAGATCTGAAGCCGTACGCCAAGCACGGCGCCTTCGCAGGCGTAGCGTATCAAAGCGAACTGGAAGTAGCAGCATTCAACGCAGGCGGCGGTACGCAAGCAGCACCCGCGCAACGACTGACTGATTTTGTCAGCGGCAAACTCTCGGCAACGCTTCCCGAAACGAGCTACCAACCCGGCACGGTCTCGAGCGAATTGCATTCACTCTTGCCCGCTCCCATCGCGAAGCGACTTCAGGCCGGCTTTACGGAGTTCGGAAAGAAGATCAAAGGCTACATGACGGCCGACGCACTGGTCCTCGGCGTCGAGACGCGCACCAGTTCGCCGGTACGAGTGCCGCGCGACGACGAATCGCTTGAACATCCGCAGGTTGCGGGCCTCTACCCCTGCGCCGAAGGTGCCGGCTACGCCGGAGGCATCATCAGCGCCGCATTGGATGGAGTCAGGGTTGCAGAAGCGATAGCCCACTCGACACAATAG
- a CDS encoding PQQ-dependent sugar dehydrogenase, with amino-acid sequence MRTSLILPLIVALCIAPGVRAQYALEEAFPNLPSFARPIEMQFIPDGSNRFIVVEQRGRVWVVDYDANVSTRRMFLDLSKLVAQNDNEVGLLGAAFDPNFQQNHYIYFSYDTGTSAQYYSLIVRYTVSTSTPDSIIPSSATTILTFTQPPTFPNHKGGCLRFGPDGYLYASFGDGGSGGDPYKNGQNTTNFMGKILRLDVEHPSGGNNYGIPPTNPFANDNTGKKKEIFAYGLRNTWRFSFDDESGALWAADVGQDLYEEIDLIFVGENYGWNRMEGLHCYPPSVTDCDTTGLTMPIFEYPHTSGNVSITGGYVHRGRKIVPLDGVYVYGDAGSGRIWGLTYNGSVVTSNVILVDKATPTYSIPAFALDTDNEILPIKWTNNGSVGRIMRLVSVGSGVANKDYSDLSVTVTPNPFSSETLINATSACPIESMSLTDVFGRTLRLEPSSQVTFRSHDFGLSSGVYVLSVSNGKRTVTQHVVITR; translated from the coding sequence ATGCGTACTTCGCTCATCCTCCCGCTCATCGTCGCACTCTGCATTGCACCGGGTGTTCGTGCGCAGTATGCGCTTGAAGAGGCATTCCCGAACCTGCCGTCGTTCGCGCGGCCCATCGAGATGCAGTTCATTCCCGATGGATCGAACCGCTTCATCGTCGTCGAACAACGGGGGAGGGTGTGGGTAGTGGACTACGATGCGAATGTATCTACTCGACGCATGTTCCTCGATCTCTCGAAGCTCGTCGCGCAGAACGATAATGAGGTCGGCCTTCTCGGCGCCGCCTTCGACCCGAATTTCCAGCAGAATCACTACATCTATTTCAGCTACGATACCGGTACATCGGCACAGTACTATTCGCTCATCGTTCGCTACACTGTCAGCACTTCAACGCCCGATTCCATCATCCCCTCGTCAGCGACAACGATCCTGACCTTCACACAGCCTCCCACGTTTCCGAACCATAAAGGCGGTTGCTTGCGATTCGGGCCGGATGGCTATCTCTATGCGTCTTTCGGCGACGGCGGCTCGGGTGGCGATCCGTACAAGAACGGACAGAACACCACGAACTTCATGGGGAAGATTCTGAGGCTCGATGTCGAGCATCCGAGCGGCGGCAACAACTACGGTATCCCACCCACCAATCCGTTCGCGAACGATAACACGGGCAAGAAGAAGGAGATCTTTGCCTACGGCCTGCGCAATACCTGGCGCTTCTCGTTCGACGATGAGTCTGGCGCGCTCTGGGCCGCCGATGTCGGGCAGGACCTCTACGAAGAGATCGATCTGATCTTTGTCGGCGAGAACTACGGCTGGAACCGGATGGAAGGGCTGCATTGCTATCCGCCAAGCGTAACCGACTGCGACACTACCGGCTTGACGATGCCCATCTTCGAGTATCCACACACCAGCGGAAACGTTTCGATCACCGGAGGCTATGTGCATCGCGGCAGGAAGATTGTGCCGCTCGATGGCGTGTACGTCTACGGAGATGCCGGCTCCGGACGGATCTGGGGACTGACCTATAACGGCTCGGTCGTGACCTCGAACGTGATACTCGTCGACAAAGCGACCCCTACATATTCGATCCCTGCGTTCGCCCTCGATACCGACAACGAGATCTTACCAATCAAATGGACAAATAACGGCAGCGTCGGGCGAATCATGCGCTTGGTGAGTGTTGGTTCCGGCGTCGCGAATAAGGATTACTCCGATCTCTCGGTAACAGTGACTCCAAATCCGTTCTCTTCTGAGACACTAATCAACGCTACTTCGGCTTGTCCGATCGAATCGATGAGCCTTACCGATGTCTTCGGCCGCACACTCCGGTTAGAGCCGAGCAGTCAGGTCACATTTCGAAGTCATGACTTTGGTCTTTCATCTGGGGTATATGTACTCTCCGTAAGTAATGGCAAACGAACGGTGACACAGCACGTCGTGATCACCAGATAG
- the hslU gene encoding ATP-dependent protease ATPase subunit HslU: MEDNQIVTTASSGGFIIGPERSLTPREIVRELDKYIIGQQNAKRSVAIALRNRWRRLQVSGSLREEIMPNNIIMIGPTGVGKTEIARRLARLAGAPFIKVEATKYTEVGYVGRDVESMVRDLVDQGVNMVRTEMLKMVEEKAKVFAEERILDVLVPPVSSPAMASREGSASPFGFLFPGEKESTEAADATAPTEEEQKQAASASRTRSRFRKKLRDGELDAREIEIDVTEPPPIASMQIMGPVGGFGMDEMAQGLQDALNNMMPKKSKKRRVTIAEARTLFIQEESAKLIDQDALVKEAIERVEHSGIIFIDEIDKIAGKGKDGGPDVSREGVQRDLLPIVEGSTVSTRHGPVKTDHVLFIASGAFHLTKPSDLIPEMQGRFPIRVELDSLTQDDFVKILTQPENALLKQYTALLSTEGVEISFTDEAIAAIARIAFEVNESVENIGARRLHTILTTLLDTILFDVPDVITDKRLVITPELVEQKLASVARDRDLSRYIL; encoded by the coding sequence ATGGAAGACAATCAGATTGTAACTACAGCAAGTTCGGGTGGTTTTATCATCGGGCCGGAGCGTTCGCTCACGCCCCGTGAGATCGTGCGCGAACTCGATAAATATATTATTGGTCAGCAGAATGCGAAGCGCTCGGTGGCGATCGCACTGCGCAATCGCTGGCGTCGCCTGCAAGTGAGCGGTAGCCTGCGTGAAGAGATCATGCCGAATAATATAATCATGATCGGACCGACGGGCGTCGGCAAGACCGAGATCGCTCGGCGTCTTGCCCGACTCGCGGGTGCACCGTTCATCAAAGTAGAGGCCACGAAGTATACCGAAGTCGGCTACGTCGGTCGCGACGTCGAGTCGATGGTTCGCGATCTCGTCGATCAGGGCGTGAACATGGTGCGCACGGAAATGTTGAAGATGGTCGAGGAGAAAGCGAAAGTGTTTGCAGAAGAACGAATCCTCGATGTCCTCGTTCCGCCCGTGTCGTCACCGGCTATGGCATCGCGAGAAGGAAGTGCTTCGCCGTTTGGATTTTTATTTCCAGGCGAGAAAGAGTCGACCGAGGCGGCGGATGCCACTGCACCGACTGAAGAAGAGCAGAAGCAAGCTGCATCGGCAAGTCGGACTCGCTCGCGCTTTCGCAAGAAGCTCCGTGACGGCGAGCTCGATGCGCGCGAGATCGAGATCGACGTCACCGAACCGCCGCCGATCGCATCGATGCAAATCATGGGACCGGTCGGCGGCTTCGGCATGGACGAAATGGCGCAGGGCTTGCAGGATGCGCTCAACAATATGATGCCGAAGAAGTCGAAGAAGCGCCGTGTGACGATCGCCGAAGCTCGCACGCTCTTCATACAGGAAGAATCCGCGAAGCTCATCGACCAAGATGCGCTCGTCAAAGAAGCGATCGAACGCGTCGAGCATAGTGGCATCATCTTCATCGACGAGATCGATAAGATCGCGGGCAAAGGCAAGGACGGAGGGCCGGACGTCTCGCGCGAAGGCGTGCAGCGAGACTTGCTGCCGATCGTCGAAGGCTCGACCGTCTCGACGCGCCACGGCCCGGTGAAGACCGATCATGTGCTCTTCATTGCCAGCGGTGCATTCCACCTGACGAAGCCGAGCGATCTGATCCCGGAAATGCAAGGCCGTTTTCCCATTCGCGTCGAGCTCGATTCCCTGACGCAAGATGACTTTGTGAAGATACTCACACAGCCGGAGAACGCACTGCTCAAGCAATACACGGCATTGCTTTCGACCGAGGGCGTTGAGATCAGCTTTACTGACGAAGCGATCGCTGCCATCGCGCGGATCGCGTTCGAAGTGAACGAGTCGGTCGAGAATATCGGTGCGCGAAGACTTCATACCATCCTGACGACGCTGCTCGATACGATCCTGTTCGATGTGCCGGACGTAATTACCGACAAGCGTCTTGTCATCACGCCGGAACTCGTCGAGCAGAAACTTGCAAGTGTCGCCCGCGACCGCGATCTTTCACGCTATATACTTTGA
- a CDS encoding IgGFc-binding protein: MRRIILILIIAQFFSSEGIAQSGISSEGREFYLGLLVPSTPRQTGSSSFHKSKYNAYLLLTATANANVQINYFDASGTETGASVKIPARQGTQVQLDMSKFKISDTSGEHVQYSTCHIVSDVPISVQMVSVGTSAGGSYLALPVQCLGKQYVVQSYNDNPSGSGGMFSTMPSRGCLEVIATQDATQLQITPSTTTNGGRPGAISGPGSNGKPQPFTVGLSHGQTYTIYSIGSDANSDLTGTVITSNKPVVVLGGHEAAFTAGSSDQLQWTEGRDLMMEQMIPVECWDSRGYASIPFVDSKPSTAAGAGDELRVVTLPSNGNQVMLDDGSASATTASVPNYGSFSLVGTTVPIGLYDANDEPFGVMQYDQRMQGSGAPYPTPSMNSLVPKSRWKSNYYFFVQSTKYGTFQRYLYIIAPKADWNASKIMLSFNGGSLMPISASGVSIKRVWASIPSDSTMIGVAMSLNNSGAYYVADLGLSSTDTERHSTFFAYYNAAVVDYGYTAGGPPSYYDDVFSYANPLGLSYGEFGTMRPKMSATVSDECGYWAVCVRDSGNDRTGIRYVDLLNYPKNTYTSNIPVSVNARFDASVDPIGKNEILLPGTDGEFCFRVERVNPADTSAAAVEVFDNSGSSLLIQLRSSAALTASSSGQLTALSKTSFSFGTTSVDSPRCGILNIAIPSGLGAHEQVISSISIVGDTTHFRFSGTGPSLPISIVPGTPLQLPICFYPDDTIPISTTVKLGGACDAKFKYTISGQGASGVLHATDVQFPLTDSGDRNCGIVTLSNTGNRPLILQTLPVLSDTVNFRIDSAFLASLPITVAPFDSTTVQICFQPIDGDSHTATVHWHTNLTRAMEGRSKEISLLTGKGYSPEVEWSPGSLRLTADSLLVAPTATGRIYLANRGATKRILVHSIALSGLDSSEFSIVGNEYGVDPLSNFYIASADSMWLDILFHPNVSVPYPGRYADRSTYLMCTYDVEGRGTSNALVVAPLTGRFDHITDNVHFRSDDALSLNVFQDGSSVVLELPDGIENQDCSVEIHDVLGREVVRPVQIPAGTNAGIIHIPIPPRFSGSCFFVLTSGRQRLLSKLQIVH, translated from the coding sequence ATGCGAAGGATCATTCTCATCCTGATCATCGCACAATTCTTTAGCTCAGAAGGAATTGCGCAATCCGGCATCTCCAGTGAAGGCCGCGAGTTCTATCTCGGGCTTTTGGTGCCGTCGACACCACGTCAGACTGGAAGCTCTTCGTTTCACAAGTCCAAGTACAATGCGTATTTGCTTCTGACCGCAACCGCGAACGCCAACGTACAGATTAATTACTTCGACGCATCCGGTACGGAGACGGGCGCCAGCGTGAAGATACCCGCACGACAGGGTACCCAGGTGCAGCTTGACATGAGCAAGTTCAAGATCTCCGACACCAGCGGCGAACATGTTCAATATAGTACGTGTCATATCGTTTCCGATGTGCCGATCAGTGTTCAGATGGTCAGCGTCGGCACCAGCGCCGGAGGATCATACCTCGCATTGCCGGTGCAATGTCTTGGGAAGCAATATGTGGTACAGAGTTATAATGATAATCCATCCGGCTCTGGTGGAATGTTCAGCACAATGCCATCTCGCGGATGCCTTGAGGTGATCGCGACCCAGGACGCTACACAACTACAGATTACTCCTTCAACAACGACAAATGGCGGGCGACCTGGAGCGATCAGCGGGCCAGGTTCCAACGGAAAACCGCAGCCCTTCACGGTCGGGTTATCCCACGGCCAGACATACACGATCTATTCGATCGGCTCGGATGCGAACTCGGACCTGACAGGCACTGTGATTACCTCGAATAAACCGGTCGTCGTTCTTGGCGGACATGAAGCGGCGTTTACGGCCGGTAGCAGCGATCAATTGCAATGGACCGAAGGTCGCGATCTGATGATGGAACAGATGATCCCGGTCGAATGCTGGGATTCCAGGGGCTATGCGTCGATTCCCTTTGTCGATTCGAAGCCGAGCACAGCTGCCGGAGCCGGTGATGAATTACGTGTCGTGACGTTGCCCTCGAACGGGAATCAGGTCATGCTTGATGACGGAAGTGCATCGGCGACGACTGCGAGTGTACCGAATTATGGGAGCTTTTCTCTTGTCGGGACGACTGTTCCGATCGGACTCTACGATGCCAACGATGAGCCGTTCGGTGTCATGCAGTACGATCAGCGCATGCAGGGAAGTGGTGCGCCGTATCCGACGCCGAGTATGAATTCGCTCGTCCCCAAATCTCGCTGGAAGAGCAATTACTACTTTTTCGTACAGAGTACGAAATATGGTACCTTCCAACGATATCTCTATATCATTGCACCAAAGGCAGATTGGAATGCAAGTAAGATCATGCTGTCGTTTAATGGGGGGTCGCTCATGCCGATCTCTGCTTCCGGCGTATCGATCAAACGTGTATGGGCATCGATTCCCTCTGACTCGACAATGATCGGAGTTGCGATGTCACTGAATAACAGTGGCGCATATTATGTGGCCGATCTCGGATTGTCTTCCACCGATACTGAGCGGCATTCGACCTTCTTCGCCTACTATAATGCTGCCGTTGTGGATTACGGCTATACCGCAGGAGGCCCGCCATCTTACTATGACGATGTGTTCAGCTATGCGAATCCGCTCGGATTGTCGTATGGTGAGTTTGGCACGATGCGGCCAAAAATGTCGGCAACCGTTAGCGATGAATGCGGCTATTGGGCAGTATGCGTGCGAGACAGTGGTAATGACCGTACCGGAATTCGTTATGTCGATCTGCTGAATTATCCGAAGAACACGTACACCTCGAATATTCCCGTCTCCGTCAATGCACGATTCGATGCGTCGGTGGATCCGATCGGAAAGAATGAAATTCTGTTGCCGGGGACAGACGGAGAATTTTGTTTTCGAGTCGAACGTGTAAACCCTGCCGATACTTCGGCCGCTGCAGTCGAGGTATTCGATAACTCCGGGTCGTCGTTATTGATCCAACTGCGGTCAAGTGCAGCTCTTACTGCAAGTTCGTCAGGTCAGTTGACGGCATTATCGAAGACTTCGTTCAGCTTTGGGACTACTTCGGTCGATTCGCCGAGGTGTGGTATTCTGAACATTGCGATCCCGAGTGGTTTAGGTGCGCATGAGCAAGTGATATCCTCGATCTCGATTGTGGGTGACACGACCCATTTTCGATTCTCAGGAACAGGTCCATCGCTGCCGATCTCAATTGTTCCGGGCACACCGTTGCAGTTGCCGATCTGTTTTTATCCCGATGATACCATTCCGATCTCAACGACAGTTAAGTTGGGAGGAGCTTGCGACGCAAAGTTCAAATACACGATCAGCGGTCAGGGAGCGTCCGGAGTGCTCCATGCAACTGACGTCCAATTTCCGTTGACCGATTCCGGAGATCGTAATTGCGGTATCGTAACGCTGAGCAACACAGGAAATCGACCGCTCATACTTCAAACGCTGCCAGTGCTCAGCGACACGGTGAACTTCCGTATCGATTCTGCATTCCTTGCAAGTCTTCCGATCACCGTGGCCCCATTCGATAGCACAACCGTCCAGATCTGCTTCCAACCGATCGACGGAGATTCTCATACAGCCACCGTTCATTGGCATACGAATCTGACAAGGGCAATGGAGGGGCGGTCGAAAGAGATTTCGCTGCTGACCGGAAAGGGGTATAGTCCTGAGGTCGAGTGGTCGCCTGGATCATTGCGCTTGACGGCCGATTCGCTTCTGGTAGCGCCGACAGCAACTGGGAGGATCTATCTCGCTAACAGAGGAGCCACAAAACGCATTTTGGTGCATTCGATCGCCCTCTCGGGTCTCGATAGCAGTGAGTTTAGTATCGTCGGCAACGAGTATGGTGTCGACCCGCTTTCAAATTTCTATATCGCCAGTGCCGACAGCATGTGGCTCGACATTCTATTCCATCCCAATGTTTCCGTTCCATATCCGGGACGGTATGCCGACCGTTCGACATATCTTATGTGCACCTACGATGTTGAGGGGAGAGGCACCAGTAATGCGCTGGTCGTTGCGCCGTTGACGGGGCGGTTCGATCATATCACCGATAACGTCCACTTTAGGAGTGACGATGCTCTATCACTGAACGTCTTTCAAGACGGATCCTCAGTAGTGCTCGAACTTCCTGACGGAATAGAAAATCAAGACTGTTCGGTGGAAATCCATGATGTTCTTGGAAGAGAAGTGGTACGTCCAGTTCAGATACCGGCTGGTACGAATGCAGGGATCATTCACATCCCAATACCACCCAGATTTAGTGGAAGCTGCTTTTTCGTGTTGACTTCGGGGCGACAGCGATTGCTTTCAAAGTTACAGATAGTGCATTAG
- a CDS encoding VOC family protein, with the protein MPTINPHINFNGNAEEAFNFYRSVFGGEFVKVMRFEGNKIMHIALTIGPNVLIANDVPEVLGRVDENENRSKISVTADSKEEADRIFAGLSAGGQVEGPMGDGPWGTYLGCFRDKYGIEWIVECDSNR; encoded by the coding sequence ATGCCTACGATCAATCCTCACATCAATTTCAACGGGAATGCCGAAGAGGCGTTCAATTTTTACCGGTCGGTCTTCGGTGGAGAGTTTGTCAAGGTCATGCGCTTCGAGGGGAATAAGATCATGCACATCGCCTTGACCATCGGGCCGAATGTCCTGATCGCCAACGACGTCCCCGAAGTCCTGGGACGAGTGGACGAGAACGAGAACCGATCGAAGATCTCAGTCACTGCCGACAGCAAAGAGGAAGCGGACAGAATATTTGCAGGCCTCTCAGCCGGCGGGCAAGTCGAAGGCCCGATGGGCGATGGCCCGTGGGGGACATACCTCGGATGTTTTCGGGACAAGTATGGGATCGAGTGGATCGTGGAGTGTGATTCGAATCGTTAA
- a CDS encoding rhodanese-related sulfurtransferase: MEQITVIAFYKFVPLPDYEAMRLPLREYCNSLSLKGTILLASEGINGMLAGSRESIDTILARLRSDARLADLEHKESLHDTIPFRKMKVRLKREIVALGVESVDPLKMVGEYVKPAEWNALISDPDVLVIDTRNAFEFAKGTFRGSLDPKTKRFRDFPKFVESELDPSEHKKVAMFCTGGIRCEKATSYMLQKGFEKVYHLQGGILKYFEEVPKEESLFEGDCFIFDERIALDHDLHAETS, encoded by the coding sequence ATGGAGCAGATCACCGTCATAGCATTCTACAAATTCGTGCCGCTGCCGGACTACGAGGCAATGCGCCTGCCGCTGCGCGAATACTGCAACTCGCTCAGCCTCAAGGGGACGATCCTCCTGGCAAGCGAAGGGATCAACGGCATGCTCGCCGGCTCGCGCGAGAGCATTGACACCATCCTCGCCCGTCTTCGCAGCGACGCGCGACTTGCCGACCTCGAGCACAAAGAGTCGCTTCACGATACGATCCCGTTTCGCAAGATGAAGGTGCGGCTCAAGCGCGAGATCGTGGCGCTTGGCGTGGAGTCGGTCGATCCGTTGAAGATGGTCGGTGAGTATGTGAAGCCCGCTGAATGGAATGCGCTCATCAGCGATCCGGATGTGCTCGTGATCGATACGCGCAACGCGTTCGAATTCGCGAAGGGGACGTTCCGAGGTTCTCTCGATCCGAAGACGAAGCGCTTCCGCGATTTTCCGAAGTTCGTCGAGAGCGAGCTCGATCCAAGCGAGCATAAGAAGGTCGCAATGTTCTGCACGGGTGGCATTCGTTGCGAGAAAGCGACAAGCTATATGCTGCAGAAAGGCTTCGAGAAAGTGTATCACTTGCAAGGCGGCATCCTGAAGTACTTCGAAGAGGTGCCGAAGGAAGAGTCGCTCTTCGAGGGTGATTGTTTTATCTTCGACGAACGCATCGCGCTCGATCACGATCTGCATGCGGAGACGTCGTAG
- a CDS encoding transposase, which yields MTLYRQKYRAESIRLEHWDYSTSALYFVTICTKDKAHTLGEIVDGVFAPTKAGEYVKARWSDIPAHFPFVTLDAFVVMPNHVHGIIHISGDLKEGVIIPQEAYVRERGDAHLRVSTDAGEHPGRSFGPLQPNSLSLVINNYNAAVRWNCKHDGIPFAWQERFHEHIIRNDRSYHKIRWYIENNVAHWDGDSMNAHRNRTIQFPTT from the coding sequence ATGACATTGTATCGGCAGAAATATCGGGCGGAATCGATACGGCTTGAGCATTGGGATTACTCTACGAGCGCGCTGTACTTCGTTACTATTTGCACGAAAGACAAGGCACATACTCTGGGAGAGATCGTTGATGGCGTTTTCGCTCCTACCAAGGCGGGTGAGTATGTGAAGGCGCGATGGTCAGATATTCCTGCACATTTCCCGTTCGTTACGCTTGACGCGTTCGTTGTGATGCCGAATCATGTCCATGGAATTATCCATATTTCTGGAGATCTCAAAGAGGGTGTCATAATTCCTCAAGAGGCGTACGTCCGAGAGCGTGGAGACGCACATTTGCGCGTCTCTACAGACGCCGGCGAGCATCCCGGAAGGTCATTTGGGCCGTTGCAGCCGAACTCGCTTTCGCTCGTCATCAATAACTACAATGCAGCAGTTCGATGGAACTGCAAGCATGATGGAATTCCATTTGCATGGCAGGAGCGGTTTCACGAACACATCATTCGCAATGACAGGTCGTATCATAAGATTCGTTGGTACATTGAAAACAATGTCGCCCATTGGGATGGCGATTCTATGAATGCGCACCGCAACCGAACCATCCAATTTCCAACCACGTAG